The Pricia mediterranea genome includes a window with the following:
- the mgtE gene encoding magnesium transporter, translating to MIETKTNLIELVGNRDFRLAKIGLNGLEANDAVRVLQEAPDREKIILFRLLSRARAKKVFKLLSHSDQLTIVGALGERPRKVANLLNDIEPDDRTTFLKNLPENVALPLIQLLSPEERKITNQLLSYPEDSVGRLMTPEFVAIKPTFSVETSFEYIRHYGRNSETLNVIFIVDGEGKMIDDIGIGELLLAAPGQRVQELMDHRFIALKAIDDQEIAVQLFKKYDRVALPVVSADGVLLGIVTVDDIMDVDEIESTEDFHKFGSIKSAIADPIRAKVFDLYKNRVVWLFLLVFMNVFSGAAMSTFEDVIQSFVPLVFFLPLLIDSGGNAGSQSATLMIRYLAVGGVQLGDWHKLVGKEFLVSFLLGVTMAIGVAAIASFRAPEIVAVVGLSMIVTVFIGSLIGLLLPFIFTRLRLDPATASAPLVTSLSDICGVVVYFSIASWFFGS from the coding sequence ATGATCGAAACAAAAACGAATTTAATAGAACTTGTTGGGAATAGGGACTTTAGATTGGCCAAGATTGGGTTAAACGGATTGGAGGCCAACGACGCGGTTCGCGTCTTGCAGGAGGCCCCAGATCGGGAAAAGATTATTCTTTTCCGGCTGCTCAGCAGAGCGCGGGCAAAAAAAGTGTTCAAACTGCTTTCTCATTCCGATCAGCTGACGATTGTCGGGGCCTTGGGCGAAAGACCCCGAAAAGTAGCGAACCTGCTTAACGATATCGAGCCGGACGACCGGACCACCTTCCTTAAAAACTTACCGGAGAATGTCGCCTTGCCCTTGATTCAACTGTTATCTCCCGAAGAACGGAAGATCACTAACCAGCTTTTAAGTTATCCCGAGGATAGTGTCGGCCGACTGATGACCCCCGAATTCGTGGCAATCAAACCCACTTTTTCGGTGGAGACTTCCTTCGAATATATTCGGCATTATGGTAGGAATTCGGAGACCTTGAACGTCATTTTTATCGTGGACGGGGAAGGTAAAATGATCGATGACATCGGGATAGGGGAATTGCTTCTAGCCGCTCCGGGACAGCGGGTGCAAGAGCTTATGGACCATCGCTTTATCGCCCTCAAAGCAATAGACGACCAAGAAATCGCAGTACAGCTCTTTAAGAAGTACGATAGGGTGGCGTTACCGGTCGTCAGTGCCGATGGGGTCCTATTGGGAATTGTTACGGTCGATGACATAATGGATGTCGACGAAATAGAGTCCACCGAAGATTTTCACAAATTCGGGTCGATAAAGAGTGCTATAGCCGATCCCATCAGGGCAAAGGTGTTCGATCTGTACAAAAATAGGGTGGTGTGGCTGTTCCTGTTGGTCTTTATGAATGTCTTTTCAGGAGCGGCCATGTCCACTTTCGAGGACGTCATCCAATCCTTCGTGCCCTTAGTCTTCTTTTTGCCCCTTTTGATCGATAGTGGTGGGAACGCCGGTTCCCAGTCGGCTACTTTGATGATCCGATATCTAGCGGTAGGGGGCGTACAACTGGGGGATTGGCATAAACTGGTGGGCAAGGAATTTCTCGTCTCCTTTCTTTTAGGGGTCACCATGGCAATTGGGGTTGCAGCAATAGCTAGCTTCAGGGCCCCGGAAATAGTGGCCGTTGTCGGGCTTTCCATGATCGTAACTGTATTCATTGGCAGTTTGATCGGACTTCTGCTGCCCTTTATCTTTACGCGGTTAAGATTAGATCCGGCGACCGCCAGTGCCCCATTGGTGACCTCTTTATCGGACATTTGCGGCGTGGTAGTCTATTTTTCGATCGCCTCTTGGTTCTTCGGCTCTTAG
- a CDS encoding DMT family transporter: MNWILLVVGGLFETGFAISLGKAQHTSGKEMWLWLLSFIVCVSISMYLLFKAMGGETAIPVGTAYAVWGAIGAIGTVIAGILLFKEPVTFWRMFFLTTLIISVIGLQTVSSSA; this comes from the coding sequence ATCAATTGGATACTATTGGTCGTCGGAGGCCTGTTTGAAACAGGTTTCGCCATCAGTTTGGGAAAAGCACAACACACGTCGGGCAAGGAAATGTGGCTGTGGCTGCTATCTTTTATAGTTTGTGTGAGCATTAGCATGTACCTGCTATTCAAGGCCATGGGCGGAGAGACGGCCATTCCCGTGGGTACGGCCTATGCGGTATGGGGCGCTATCGGGGCCATTGGAACGGTCATCGCGGGCATTTTGCTATTTAAAGAGCCCGTAACTTTTTGGCGGATGTTCTTTTTGACCACCCTGATCATCTCCGTAATCGGATTGCAGACGGTAAGTAGTAGCGCCTAG
- a CDS encoding Dps family protein: MENLVGIDQKKAEQLVEHLNNLLADYEIFYQNLRGLHWNIKGKEFFELHEKFEEFYKDAFVKIDEIAERVLTLEGEPLHTYTDYLKAAEVKEEKNVTDGPQGVEVVIDNFRTLVRKERGILALAADATDEGTVSLMSDYISETEKTLWMLHSYLR; this comes from the coding sequence ATGGAAAATTTAGTAGGAATAGATCAAAAGAAAGCCGAGCAATTAGTTGAACACCTCAATAACTTATTAGCGGATTACGAAATATTCTATCAAAACCTGAGAGGCCTGCATTGGAATATCAAGGGCAAGGAGTTCTTTGAACTGCACGAGAAATTCGAGGAATTCTATAAGGATGCCTTTGTAAAAATCGATGAAATCGCGGAGCGGGTGCTGACCTTGGAAGGGGAACCCTTACACACGTACACCGATTATCTAAAAGCTGCCGAAGTGAAGGAAGAAAAGAATGTTACCGACGGGCCGCAGGGCGTCGAGGTGGTCATTGACAATTTTAGGACCTTGGTAAGAAAAGAGCGCGGTATTCTCGCTCTGGCAGCCGATGCGACCGATGAAGGTACGGTAAGCCTAATGAGCGACTACATTTCCGAAACGGAGAAAACTTTGTGGATGCTGCACTCGTATTTGAGATAA
- a CDS encoding universal stress protein codes for MKRILIPTDFSENAQKAIDYALGLIEGKECTVYILHAYHGVPTAVGNKTTTKKQLKQLVEDLQSKKNTNHSFKSVFETDSVINLVNKTVIDKEIDFVFMGTRGSSAVRQMLIGGNTTDVLKHLATCPVIAVPDGFPAHLPLEVAFATDFKYAFNKEQLQPLVMLSELCNANLNIVHIKAEKNLSDEQLQNKENLVVHLQHLAPRLKEVPMEDTIAESLRNYVRENPMIGLVALLKTKHGYFKKLFREPVVRKMIFQAEVPLLVLPMLR; via the coding sequence ATGAAAAGAATATTAATCCCCACGGATTTTTCCGAAAATGCCCAAAAAGCCATTGATTATGCGCTTGGTCTTATAGAAGGTAAGGAATGTACGGTCTATATCCTGCATGCCTACCATGGCGTACCCACGGCAGTAGGAAATAAGACGACGACAAAAAAACAGCTTAAACAGTTGGTAGAGGACCTCCAATCCAAAAAAAATACAAACCACAGTTTCAAATCAGTTTTTGAAACGGATTCAGTAATCAACTTGGTCAACAAAACAGTCATCGACAAGGAAATTGATTTCGTTTTTATGGGTACCCGGGGCTCTTCGGCGGTTCGCCAGATGTTGATAGGCGGGAACACGACCGATGTACTGAAACATCTCGCCACCTGCCCCGTCATTGCCGTTCCCGATGGATTCCCCGCGCATCTGCCCCTCGAAGTTGCGTTCGCCACCGATTTTAAATATGCCTTTAATAAAGAACAGCTCCAACCACTGGTGATGCTATCAGAATTATGCAATGCCAACTTGAACATCGTGCACATTAAAGCTGAAAAGAACTTGAGCGATGAACAGCTACAAAACAAAGAAAACCTCGTCGTTCATTTACAACACTTGGCCCCGAGATTGAAAGAGGTACCGATGGAAGACACCATCGCGGAATCTTTGCGGAACTACGTACGTGAAAACCCTATGATAGGTTTGGTCGCCTTATTGAAGACCAAACACGGGTACTTTAAAAAATTATTTCGCGAACCCGTAGTCCGGAAAATGATCTTTCAGGCCGAAGTTCCCTTATTGGTTTTGCCAATGCTCAGGTAG
- a CDS encoding amidohydrolase: MVQKYRYTWLCLLIGAVSFAQSTKQEAAEQLERNADSYGKIAMQIWDWGEMGYLEDKSADLLQQTLKDQGFTIEKGVAGIPTAFIAEYGSGYPVIGILGEYDALPGLSQKALPKKESAGGQAGHACGHHLFGTASAAAAISTKQWMEENDIEGTIRFYGTPAEEGGSGKVYMVREGLFDDVDVVLHWHPGARNSADAGAALANKSAKFRFHGISAHAASAPERGRSALDAVEAMNFMVNMMREHIPEDARIHYVITDGGKAPNVVPDFAEVYYYARHGKRDVVIDIFDRIIKAAEGAAMGTGTTFDYEMIGGTHDLLPNITLQKVIYNNLKEIGGFDYDQEERAFADRMAESLGTDNIDYQVARDVQEFKAEAKATASTDVGDVSYTVPTAGFSTATWVPGTAAHSWQAVAAGGTSIGKKGMMVAAKTLALTAMDLFEKPKTIEEAKEEFLQARGDDFEYIPLLGDRTPALDYRK, translated from the coding sequence ATGGTTCAAAAATATAGGTACACCTGGCTCTGCCTGTTGATCGGGGCGGTAAGCTTTGCGCAAAGCACCAAACAAGAGGCAGCGGAACAATTAGAACGCAATGCCGATTCCTACGGAAAGATCGCCATGCAAATATGGGATTGGGGCGAGATGGGCTATTTGGAGGATAAAAGTGCGGACTTGCTGCAACAAACCTTAAAAGACCAAGGCTTTACCATCGAAAAAGGCGTTGCCGGTATTCCCACCGCCTTTATAGCGGAGTATGGCAGCGGCTACCCGGTGATAGGGATTCTAGGGGAATATGACGCTTTACCCGGCCTCTCCCAAAAAGCGTTGCCCAAAAAAGAATCCGCAGGCGGACAGGCGGGGCACGCTTGTGGCCACCATCTGTTCGGCACCGCATCCGCAGCTGCCGCCATCTCCACCAAGCAATGGATGGAGGAAAACGATATCGAAGGTACCATCCGATTCTACGGTACCCCGGCGGAAGAAGGGGGGTCGGGAAAGGTCTATATGGTCAGGGAGGGTCTTTTTGACGACGTCGATGTCGTGCTCCACTGGCATCCCGGCGCCCGGAACAGTGCCGACGCAGGGGCGGCCTTGGCCAATAAATCCGCCAAATTCAGGTTTCACGGAATTTCGGCCCATGCCGCTTCGGCTCCGGAACGCGGACGCTCGGCCTTGGATGCCGTCGAGGCCATGAACTTCATGGTTAACATGATGCGGGAGCATATTCCCGAGGATGCGCGCATTCATTACGTCATTACGGATGGCGGAAAAGCCCCCAACGTGGTGCCGGATTTTGCCGAGGTTTACTATTACGCCAGGCACGGGAAAAGGGACGTGGTCATCGACATCTTCGATAGGATAATAAAGGCTGCCGAAGGCGCAGCCATGGGTACGGGGACTACTTTTGACTACGAAATGATCGGGGGTACCCACGACCTTCTGCCTAATATTACCCTGCAAAAGGTCATCTACAATAACTTAAAAGAGATTGGAGGGTTTGACTACGATCAAGAGGAGCGGGCTTTTGCAGATCGAATGGCGGAATCCCTAGGTACCGACAACATAGACTATCAAGTGGCGCGAGACGTGCAGGAATTTAAGGCGGAAGCCAAGGCCACGGCCTCTACCGACGTAGGTGATGTCAGCTACACCGTTCCCACCGCCGGCTTCTCCACCGCCACCTGGGTTCCTGGTACCGCCGCCCATAGCTGGCAGGCCGTGGCTGCCGGGGGAACCAGTATCGGGAAAAAAGGGATGATGGTAGCGGCCAAAACCCTTGCGCTTACGGCAATGGACCTCTTTGAAAAACCGAAAACCATTGAAGAGGCCAAGGAGGAGTTTTTACAGGCGCGGGGCGATGATTTTGAATACATCCCCTTATTAGGAGATAGAACACCTGCATTGGACTATAGGAAATAG
- a CDS encoding glycoside hydrolase family 18 protein, giving the protein MERSREAESAVEPVIMAYYVPERNFEPEKIPVEKLTHIIYSFTNVIDGEMKFRVPEAAGPKLKALVEQKKRNPDLKVMIACGGWGADGFSDMALTAQSREKFIESASKFIKEYRLDGMDMDWEYPGISGAGTKARKEDTQNFTALMKGLREMLDRFETPKLLTFASAGWKRYYDHVEMEEVMKYADYTNVMTYDQVSGVSIYTGHHTPLGEIRSKDIEGTPFHTYLDSLYQSGATTDPHPRSAQKIVDFLIKEGVAPKQIVIGSAFYGRVWQGVRPENNGLYQKSGGIHIGWMPYHQIRKSYEPDPDFERYWDDVAKAPYMYNAADSLMISYDDTVSVSKKTEYVKEKGLGGIMFWELGNDTKEEGSLLDAIYKAVH; this is encoded by the coding sequence ATGGAAAGATCCCGAGAGGCGGAATCCGCTGTTGAACCGGTAATCATGGCCTATTACGTGCCGGAACGAAATTTTGAACCGGAGAAGATTCCCGTTGAGAAGCTTACCCATATTATCTACTCCTTCACGAATGTCATAGACGGAGAAATGAAATTCAGGGTGCCGGAAGCAGCAGGACCAAAGCTAAAGGCCCTGGTAGAACAAAAGAAACGGAATCCCGATTTAAAGGTGATGATCGCCTGTGGCGGATGGGGCGCGGACGGGTTTTCGGATATGGCCTTGACCGCTCAAAGCCGCGAAAAATTTATAGAAAGTGCCTCGAAATTTATAAAGGAATACCGACTTGATGGAATGGACATGGACTGGGAGTACCCGGGAATATCGGGTGCCGGTACCAAGGCTCGTAAAGAGGATACCCAAAACTTCACCGCCCTGATGAAGGGATTGCGGGAGATGCTGGACCGTTTTGAGACTCCTAAGCTGCTTACTTTTGCTTCCGCCGGCTGGAAACGGTATTACGATCACGTCGAAATGGAGGAGGTAATGAAGTACGCGGACTATACCAACGTGATGACCTATGACCAGGTTTCGGGGGTGTCTATTTACACGGGACACCATACCCCATTGGGGGAAATACGCAGCAAGGATATCGAAGGAACGCCCTTCCACACTTATCTGGATAGTTTGTATCAATCCGGTGCAACTACCGATCCCCATCCGCGCTCGGCCCAAAAAATCGTGGATTTTCTGATCAAAGAAGGCGTTGCCCCCAAACAGATCGTGATAGGAAGTGCCTTCTACGGCAGGGTATGGCAAGGCGTCCGCCCTGAAAACAACGGATTGTACCAGAAAAGCGGCGGCATCCATATCGGATGGATGCCCTACCACCAAATCCGGAAATCGTATGAGCCAGACCCCGATTTTGAGCGCTATTGGGACGACGTTGCCAAAGCCCCTTATATGTACAATGCCGCGGACAGTCTAATGATTTCTTACGACGATACGGTATCCGTTTCTAAAAAAACCGAATACGTCAAGGAAAAGGGACTGGGCGGTATCATGTTCTGGGAACTCGGGAATGACACCAAAGAGGAAGGAAGTCTGCTCGATGCCATATACAAAGCCGTCCACTGA
- a CDS encoding dihydrodipicolinate synthase family protein has product MKDLIAATYAPMRQDGSLNLNAIAPYGEFLKSNKVKGAFVNGSTGDFVSLSTTERKQLIEAWAKESPENFFITNHVGHTNIREAQDLAAHSEELADAICALPPFYFKPQTLDSLLHYCSEIAKRAPSLPFYYYHIPILTGANFPMIDFLRMAVDRIPNFEGIKYSHYDPKDFSRCLHFDQGSRNILFGVDEKLVSSLPLGATGWVGSTYNHLAPLYYKLISSFRDDDIPSAEALQEKAIFFVETLDKIGGFNGAGKSFMRLFGLDMGPSRFPHHTMTDGQLTTAVQKLDEKGILPLLSTSFSEEYLTN; this is encoded by the coding sequence ATGAAAGATTTAATTGCTGCCACCTACGCCCCGATGCGTCAAGACGGTTCTCTCAACTTGAATGCTATCGCCCCTTACGGTGAATTTTTAAAATCCAATAAGGTCAAGGGGGCCTTTGTAAATGGCTCTACCGGCGATTTCGTATCGCTAAGTACGACGGAGCGGAAACAACTGATCGAGGCTTGGGCAAAGGAAAGTCCCGAAAATTTCTTTATCACCAACCATGTGGGGCACACCAACATCCGGGAAGCCCAAGATTTGGCGGCGCATTCAGAAGAGTTGGCGGATGCTATCTGCGCCCTTCCCCCTTTTTATTTCAAGCCGCAAACCCTAGATAGCCTTTTGCACTATTGCTCCGAGATCGCGAAGCGTGCGCCGAGCCTACCTTTTTACTATTATCATATTCCCATATTGACCGGTGCGAACTTTCCAATGATCGATTTTTTAAGGATGGCCGTCGATAGGATTCCCAATTTTGAGGGCATCAAATATTCGCACTACGATCCCAAGGATTTTTCCCGGTGCCTACATTTCGATCAAGGCTCGAGAAACATTCTCTTCGGGGTAGATGAAAAACTAGTGTCCAGTCTGCCGCTCGGTGCTACCGGTTGGGTGGGAAGCACCTATAACCATTTAGCTCCGCTCTATTACAAACTGATTTCCTCCTTTAGGGATGATGATATACCAAGTGCCGAAGCCCTTCAGGAGAAGGCCATCTTTTTTGTGGAAACCTTGGACAAGATCGGTGGTTTCAACGGGGCCGGAAAAAGCTTTATGCGGCTCTTCGGGTTGGATATGGGGCCTAGCCGGTTTCCACATCATACGATGACGGATGGGCAGTTGACCACCGCGGTCCAAAAACTCGATGAAAAGGGAATACTCCCCCTATTGAGCACCTCGTTTTCAGAAGAGTACCTCACTAATTGA